The Methanocalculus alkaliphilus region GCACTCCCATTCTTCGGCTCGATACCAACCGCCCGCCGACACTGTTTTACTGCGTCCTCAACATGACCCTTCTCAATATTTGCCTCTGCCTTCTGAATGAAGGGTGCAGCGTTTTCACTTTTTCCAAGGAGATTTCCAAATAGATCCATCGTATCCCATCACTCCAGAAAAGGTTGCTCTTGAAGAAGAAGGCTGTTGTGATCAGGCGGGAGTATGAATCCGGCCGGGTATTATCCCATAACCCCAAAAAATGGAATCCCGGGAGGATGGCTCCCTGGTACGGTCTCTTTCACCGCAGTTCAATGATAAGGCCATACACATGTGGTGCAGTCGGATCAAAGATGCCCGGGCCTGATCCCATCTCGGGAACCTGCTCCCTGTGAGGTATGAGATTACCGGGGTAGATATGGAATGATCTGGTTTTATATGGGATACCCGATGTCCGGACTTCATCTGCGGATTCCGGGACAAATCCTGCTGGAACCCTGTCGGTGTTGTAGGTGAAGAAGATGAGCATCATCGGGTAACCGGCAGATGGGATAGTTCCGCGTGCCTGACGGGCATCAAGCTCCAGATTGAACATAAGGGCTGGATCTGTCGCCATCGGGGTGGCATTCAGTCGCACTATGACCTGGGATAGTTCAGGAGGAAGAATGATGATGGGCGATTGTGGTGGTGCAGGTTCCGGGGTCGGTGTGGGGGTTGGAACAGGTGTTGGTTCAGGGAGTTCGGGGGTGGTTGTGCATCCGCTGATGCAGGCCATCAGCAGGCAGAGGGTGATGAGTATAGGGAGAGCAGTCTTCATGAGGACTTATATAATCTATTATTTATATAAATATTCGGATCTGCAGGAAGAACAGTATTTATAGCCTCTTCGTCCATTACAATTGATCATATGACGGATGAGGGTTATCAGACAGCAACTGTTCAGGGAAAGGAGATCCCCTATGATCCCGAGACACTCCGGAGGATCAGGGATCACCCCTGCTTTTCAGAGAAGGCATGCCATAAATCGGGCAGAGCCCACCTTGCAGTTGCTCCAAAGTGTAATATTCAGTGCAACTACTGTGTCCGTGACTTTGACTGTGTCAACGAATCCCGGCCAGGTGTCACGAGTGAGGTGTTATCCCCCGGGGAGGGGCTTGCCCGGGTGCGCGAGATACTGGACAAGTTTCCGTATGTCAAGGTGATCGGGATCGCAGGGCCTGGTGAGCCCCTTGCCAATCCTGAGACGCTTGAGACGATGCGGCTCATTCATGAGAACTACCCTCATCTGATCCTCTGTATCAGTACAAACGGGCTTGTCCTTCCGGATATTATTGACGACCTCGTCAAATATGATGCGTATAATCTGACGGTCACCCTGAATGCAGTCGATCCAGAGATAGGGGCAAAGATCTACTCCCATGTCATCTATAAAGGAAAGAAGTATGAGGGTGTTGAGGGTGCGAAGCTCCTTCTTGAGCAGCAGTTGAAGGGCATACGGATGGCTGTTGAGCGGAAGATGATCGTCAAGATCAATACGGTATATATTCCCGGTATAAATGACGATCACATTCCCGAGATTGCAAAGGTTGTCGGATCGATGGGGGTCTTCAACTTCAATATCATCCCGCTCATCCCACAGTACAAATTTGCTGATATCACTCCTCCGACCCCTGCAATGAAACGGGCGATGCATGATCGGTGCGCACCATATGTCAAACAGATGAAGCACTGCCAGCGGTGCAGGGCGGATGCTGTCGGAAAGCTCGGCCAGGATGTCCAGTCCTCCCTCTCCAGCCCATGTGGCGCAGAGAAGGAGGAATGAGCTTCAGCTCATTGTACGAGAGATCACCATCAATGAGTAAGATAGTGCTTGTTGACGAGGAGACCGGAGATCGGGTTCGCCATCCTCTCAGGAGCCTGAAAGAAGCTGATATCCAGAGAGAGTGGTATGAGAGGATGACCGGCAGGCGATTTCGGGTGGTGA contains the following coding sequences:
- the nifB gene encoding nitrogenase cofactor biosynthesis protein NifB, whose translation is MTDEGYQTATVQGKEIPYDPETLRRIRDHPCFSEKACHKSGRAHLAVAPKCNIQCNYCVRDFDCVNESRPGVTSEVLSPGEGLARVREILDKFPYVKVIGIAGPGEPLANPETLETMRLIHENYPHLILCISTNGLVLPDIIDDLVKYDAYNLTVTLNAVDPEIGAKIYSHVIYKGKKYEGVEGAKLLLEQQLKGIRMAVERKMIVKINTVYIPGINDDHIPEIAKVVGSMGVFNFNIIPLIPQYKFADITPPTPAMKRAMHDRCAPYVKQMKHCQRCRADAVGKLGQDVQSSLSSPCGAEKEE